The DNA region CAATAAAACACTCTTACGAAATAGAGGATCTAAAGGCTATTCGATAAAAGAAAATATGTATATAGTGAAGGAAGATATGAAGCATATAGCAAATATACCGGAAATGATATTATTGTTTTAACTAAAATAATAAAGAAAAAATAGCTTATACTTACATATAAGCTATTTTTTCTTTATAGTTTAGGCAGTTTCATAAATTTTAAATATCCAAGGGCTCTAATCCAATAGTTTATCTAGAAAATTTATACTTTTTTCTAATAATTCATTTGTACTAGAGCTTTTTTCTATTCTATCAAAGTCATGTATATCAGAAGATACAAGAAATAACTCTGAATTAGGAATTAACCTATTCAAGGATTTAGATTCATCAACTGGTACATCAGAGTCGTAGAAGCCATGGGTCAGAAATAAAGGCGGGTATTTATTTGGATCATCAAGTCCCCTTAGGGAGTATTTTAATAATAAATATTTTATCGGTTCATCATAGATTAGTGATAACCAATTACCACTTTGTCGAGCATACACATAAAGAGAATAACGGGTATCTGCAGACTTATCCTTTTCAGATAACATATTACTTACTGAATTATGGTCTAATTTAGGAAGTTTGTTGTAATAGGGATTAGGTTCAGTTGCCCAGAAATTTTCTAAAAGACCATATCCATAATAGGATAAGATCCCAAAGGGATTTTCCACGTATTTCTCCTTTCCAGCTAATAAGCAAAGATAGGCACCAGCGGATCTACCCCATAGACAATAGGGGATATCAGAATTAAAAATATCATGCCTATTGTCAAGATACCAGTTAATGCTGGATATAACGTCTGATAGTATATCGGGTATTTTAAACTCAGGTGCTAATCTATAATCGAAAGAAATAATTGCATAGTTATTCTCACAAAGTTTCTTAATATGAGTTTGTGGTAAATCATTTCTATTTCCAAATAATAAACCTCCACCATGGAAATATAAAATTACAGCCTTAGGCTTTTTTTGTTTTTGCCTATAAAGGGAGGCATATAAATTTTCCCTATATAGATAATTGTTTATTTCAATATCAATTTCATTAAAAATACAATTTATCATTAATCTACCACCCTATTATATATTTTGTATATTTCAAGTATATAAAAAAAATTTATTTTATCATTGTACAATATTGA from Alkaliphilus flagellatus includes:
- a CDS encoding alpha/beta hydrolase, which gives rise to MINCIFNEIDIEINNYLYRENLYASLYRQKQKKPKAVILYFHGGGLLFGNRNDLPQTHIKKLCENNYAIISFDYRLAPEFKIPDILSDVISSINWYLDNRHDIFNSDIPYCLWGRSAGAYLCLLAGKEKYVENPFGILSYYGYGLLENFWATEPNPYYNKLPKLDHNSVSNMLSEKDKSADTRYSLYVYARQSGNWLSLIYDEPIKYLLLKYSLRGLDDPNKYPPLFLTHGFYDSDVPVDESKSLNRLIPNSELFLVSSDIHDFDRIEKSSSTNELLEKSINFLDKLLD